The genomic stretch CTTTAGGACGGTCAGTTCAAAAAGTAACCGGGCCTGAGATGACCACTTCATCTTTTCGTTACACTCTTTTAATAGCTCAATGACCTTTAATATCTCCTCAGATGATAGCTGTTCTATCTGCTTCTTTAGTGATGTCAGTTCAGAATCAGGCAAATCAACCAACCTGGTTCCTTCCTTCGGATCAGTTTTAAGGAGCAACCCATCCCTGAAATATCCCATTAGGTCCCTTACCAGTTGGTTCAGGTCTACCCCGGCCTCAACTGCTTCAGAGACTAATCTAAGTCCGGCAGAAGGATCAGATTGACTTACTACCGCTGAAAATTTAGACAGTATATCAAAGTTGACCAGGCCTAAGACCGTCGTAACATCTTCTGTTTTGATCGGACCTTCATTACGGTAGGAGATGACCTGGTCAAGGATAGTCTGAGCATCCCGGAGGCTGCCTGAGGCCTGCCGGGCAATAAGGACTAAGGCTCCTTCCTCAACTTCAATCCCTTCCGAGGCAGCCATTTGCTTAAGCTGATCAACAATTTGTCCGGCCCCTATCCGTCTGAAGTCAAATCGTTGACATCGAGAGAGAATAGTTTGAGGCACCTTGTGAGGCTCGGTGGTGGCAAAGATAAAGATGACGTGAGAGGGAGGTTCTTCCAGGGTTTTTAGAAGGGCATTAAAGGCCTCCTTGGTCAGCATGTGAACTTCATCAATGATATAAATCTTATACCTTGATGCCGCCGGAGCCAACCTAACCCTCTCCCTGAGGTCTCTGATTTCATCTATACCCCTATTGGATGCCCCGTCAATTTCAATGACATCAAGCCATTGGCCGGAGGAAATTCCCAGACATGCCCGACACTTCATACAGGGTTTAGGAGTCGGCCCGGTCTCACAATTAACCGCTTTGGCCAGGATACGGGCAATACTTGTCTTCCCTGTCCCCCGGGGGCCGGTGAAGAGATATGCCT from bacterium encodes the following:
- the dnaX gene encoding DNA polymerase III subunit gamma/tau codes for the protein MSYIVLARRWRPKVFEEVIGQSHVTTTLTNALHQERIGQAYLFTGPRGTGKTSIARILAKAVNCETGPTPKPCMKCRACLGISSGQWLDVIEIDGASNRGIDEIRDLRERVRLAPAASRYKIYIIDEVHMLTKEAFNALLKTLEEPPSHVIFIFATTEPHKVPQTILSRCQRFDFRRIGAGQIVDQLKQMAASEGIEVEEGALVLIARQASGSLRDAQTILDQVISYRNEGPIKTEDVTTVLGLVNFDILSKFSAVVSQSDPSAGLRLVSEAVEAGVDLNQLVRDLMGYFRDGLLLKTDPKEGTRLVDLPDSELTSLKKQIEQLSSEEILKVIELLKECNEKMKWSSQARLLFELTVLKMARVKQEIPLMEILNRLEKLESRVVPTNGSREFIPDQGIKISSPMMDYELNGIPLQTDQTPSSLPSDVTISDSSEAATIWSRIISQATQKKPSLGSCLSSGKMVELKGDDLVIGFSEENSFQAKTVDRKDYRKIIEGVVKQILDRDINLKIISINGQTSPGNFTSDKPAKQPQSFYHITDMEPIVGRALEIFEGEIIKTIGSKP